CGCTTCGCGTTAACTAGGTTACTTGCTAATTAATCTAACTAACTAGGGAGGTAATCCTCTTAATTAACCTAGAGTACACCTTCTCTGGTGGTAATTCACTGCTTGGTATTAGGGGCGCTAGCCTACCCATGACGGCATCAATGCTTATGTTTAACCCGTAGTTTGACTTGAAGTACCTTAGTATTATGTTGAGATCCCTCATGAGGATAGTCTTGGATCCCTTAACATTAGCGTACATCCATTGTGGCCAATCTATTATCGTTATCTTCTCGCTACTTGGGTTAACTAGTATATTGTACTCGTTTAAGTCACCGTGGATTACGTTTATCCTTAGGAGATCCTCGATTGCTGAAATAATCTGCTCAAGAACGCTCTCTGGGTTACTTAACCTAATCTTAAACAGTTCAATGCCATTAATGTACTCCATAGCCACCAAGTGTCTCGTAATAGCCCTGGGTTTTGGTACAGGTACCTTAGCCCTATAGGCCTCAGTAAGGGCCATGTACTCCATGTGGGCTGATATCTTGGCTTCATAAAGCCAAGTAATGTGCCTCCTCTCCCCAATCCAAACCCTATACTTTCTAGTATTCCTAAAGCTAACCCTACCAATCCTGTGAAACTTCAACGCATACTTATCTCCACTTGATGACTCAGCGGCATAAACGTCTGATTCCTTACCAACCCCAAGAGGCGTAGGGGCTATAGCATCTATGACGCCTCTCTTAACCATAGTGTGGATTGACAATATGTCGTATGCCGGGAAAGTTAACCTAACATTATCAGGACCCCTCCTAACCAGTAGTTTAAGCTTATTCATCTTGGAAATGGACTTATTAATAACCTCCTCACTTAAGTTCATGTATTTGACAATCCTCCTAACCGGGACATATTCATAATTCCTGTGAAGAACCTCAATTACCCTAAGAACCCTTAAATCAAGTTTACTTAATTCATTATAGGACGCTACTACATTACTTATGCTCATGCACTTCACTCATTAATCTCCAAACCTCATCATCAATGTGGTGAATATTCTTAAGCACCTTCCCCCTACTCATGTTAAGAACCTCATCACTATTGTATAAACTAACCGTAACAGCTATGATCCTTCCCCCAGGACTCTTAACTAAGACCACGTCACCGGTCTTAAAAGACCCAATTAATTCCCTTATTCCAGGTCTCATTACATCAGCCCCAGTGGCTATTGGCTTAACCGCCCCTTCATCAACTTGAACCACTGGGTAATGCTTCACTAATGATGGGTACTTATTGGCTGCAAGCAGTGTTGGGTACATTAAGCTAACATTGGAGTTATTTACATTAACCATTGCCTTAACCAGCGCAGCATCATTCATAATCCTATATATTTCCAATACGTCACTAACCTTGATGACTTCAGCCTCATCAATGGTTCCATAAACCTCGCTTAACCATGGAACTTCATTAATGAGCTTCTTAATATCCTTCTTACTGAGCATGTGCCTATTAATAACCATAAACCCCCCTCTAAACACATATTGAGTCAGTGAAGCGTTTAGCAATATCCCTAGCCTCCTCCAGACTATTAGTCACCTCAACGCATGCCTGCTCTTCATCAACCATGTAAACAAGGTACTTATCCCTAAGCCTAAATACCTTAGCCTGGGCGAAGCAGTTCTCCTCAATCATTGTCCTGTAGGTTTCAATTGGTTCATTGTACTCAGCATTAGCCTCCTTAAGTAATTCCTCAACCCTAGCCTTACCGCACTCCACACTGCAATAGGGTTGAGCAGGCTTTTAAACCATACACCTGAACTGTATGGTTAATGGTTTGAGCAGTACTAAACGGGAACCAGTAGGTAAAGTAGTATGACTATTATTGGCACAGCTAACCCAATCATTATAGTTACTGTTGGCGGTATCTTAACCTTCTCAATCTCCTTAACATCCCTAAACATAAGTAAGCCCGCGCTCATTAAGGGTTGCATACCAGTATTCCTCCTCCTACGCCTAGTTGACATTAAACTCAGTTACTTAAACTGGTTTATTTAACTTTCCGTTTGCTCCTGTATCCTCATTTTAACTTCCATTGACTATGCTTCACTGGTACATGGATTCACTAGTAGTTGCCGAGCTTAATGGCATGAGGCTCCACTAATCTAATAGGCCTAGGTGAGGCGTTCACTACCCAGGTGGGTTCTAAGCGGAGGATGTTCTTCAAAGCTTATGAAGCACCTTGAGGAAACTAAGAAAATACCCTAATACTTCATTATGCCAAGGCGTGAGCGTTTAAATTCTCTAGCACATAAGGCAAAGTATGAGTGCTTTTCCTGAACCGCCGCGGGATGTGTATGATATGATTAGGAATGGTGTAGCCATAGTTGCTCACCCACTTGCCTTAACTAGGGATAGGAGGATTGATGAATCTAGGCAGAGAGCCTTAACAATATACTACCTAGTTTCAGGGGCTGGGGGAGTGGCGATTGGTGTCCACACTACTCAGTTTAAGGTTCATGAGAATGGTATGTATGAACCCCTACTTAAGATTACTGCTGAGACTATTGATCAATGCAGTGGGAGGGTTGGTAAGGTTGTTAAGGTGGCTGGCATTGTTGGTAATACACAGCAGGCAGTTAAGGAGGCTAGGTTAGCCTATGGGCTTGGTTACCATGCTGGGTTAGTTAGCCTACATAGCCTAGCTGGGGAGCCTCAGGATAGGATTATTGAACATGTGAAGGCCGTAGCCAGGGAGATACCGGTCTTCGGTTTCTACCTTCAACCAGCAGTGGGTGGTGTTAGGCTTAGTTACGGCTTCTGGAGGAGACTTATTGAGGAGGTTGAGAACATGGTTGCCATTAAGGTCGCTCCCTTCAACCGGTACGCTACCATTGATGTTGCAAGGGCTGTGGCTGATGCTGGTAAGGTTGGGGAGGTTGCCTTATACACGGGTAATGATGATAATATAATTATTGACCTATTAACCAAGTTCAAGTTCACTGATAGGCGTGGAGGCATTAATGAGGTTAAGGTAGTGGGTGGGTTACTTGGCCACTGGTCCTTCTGGACTAAGAGATCCATGGAGATATTTAGGCTTGTTAAGTCAGTGGCTGAATCAGAGCATATACCTAAGGAATTACTAACCCTAAGCGCCCAAATTACTGATGTTAATGGTGCAGTGTTTGATGCTGCCAATGACTTCAAGGGAGTGATACCAGGTATTAATGAGGTTCTCAGGAGGAGTCGCCTACTTACTGGTAGGTGGACGCTTAACCAGGATGAGGACTTGTCCCCAGGGCAACTTGAGGAAATCAACAGGGTTTACTCATCTTACCCGCACCTTAGGGATGATGACTTCACTGTGAAGCACGTTGATGAGTGGATTAGGGGTGAGTGCACTGGGTGGGGTGAATTAAGGGAGTTAAGCTTAAGTGATGTTAAGCTAATGTTAAGTGGTGCTTATGGTCGTTGAAGCCTCGTATAGTAAAGTAAGCATAACACCACCCATTGGGCTTAGGCTAGGGGGATATGCCCATAGGGTTGGTAAGCCATCAAGTAAGGTTCACGATGACTTATACGCTAGGTTATTAATGATATCAAGTAGTGATGTGGAAATCATTCTGATTCAACTTGATCTACTTGGATTATACAGTAATGATGCTTCATTAATTAGGAGGAGTGTAAGTAAGGTGACCGGGGTTAAGGAGGATAAGGTTATTGTCTTCTCAACACATACCCACTCAGCACCTGAAACAATAATACCAATGTGGCCTAACACCCTACCCTATAGTGAAAGGGAGAAGGCTGAGTACAATAACTGGTTCACCAGTGTTGTGGATAAGTTAACTGACGTGGCGCGTAAGCTTAACAGTACGGAGAAGGCTGAGTTAAGGATAGGTTTAGGAAGGACTGAGGAATTATGCTTCAATAGGTCATTTAAGGGCGGTTTAGTGAGTAGTGAATTACCAATACTAATGGTTAATTTAGGTAAAGGCAGAGTGGCCCTAGTTAATTACGCATGCCACCCAGTCTGCAACACTGACCTAGGCTTCTCAGCCGATTACCCTGGTGTAATGTATGAGTCACTCCTCAGTAATGGCATTGAATCAATGTTCTTAACTGGAGCAACAGGCGATATTGATCCACTTAGGAAGGGGAGGGGCTACATGAGTTACCTGGGGTATTCATTATCATCATCAGTGATTGAAGCCGTACGTTCCCTTAAGCCAACTGCTCCACTTATTGGCGTTCAGGAAGTTAAAGTTACCCTACCCCTCAGGACTATTAGCCATGAGGAGGCTAAGTCAAGGTATGAGGAGGCTTTTAGAAGAGTTATGACTAAGGGTGGGTTACCTAGTGAACCGACTGAGTCAATATGGGCTGATGAGGATTACTTAACCTTAATGTACAGTGATGAGGAGTATGAAGTATCTAAGGACAATAGTAGATTCACAGAGACTGAAGTTAACTTAGTGAGGATTGGGGACCTGCTAATCGCCACCATACCTGGTGAGCCATTCATTGAGTCCGCAATGGCAATAAGTAATGTAGCAAGGAACATGGGGTTTAAGGTAATTATGGTGGCTGGTTACGTGAATGACTACGTAGGTTATATACCAATTAAGGCAGCGTTCATTAAGAGGACGTATGAGGCTAAGTTAGCTAGGTGGAGTAGGGTTACTGATGAGGCTGAGGGGCTCATTATTAAGGCTGTGGAGTCTAATTTACAGAAGATTAAGTAACTAAAGTTAACTTAACTTGTAACGTTGAGGCTTACGGGTCTTTAACCATGTATAGCGCAAGCTAGGTTAATGCCTAGCTTAGCCTCCTCCACCTGATTACGCGGTGTTTAACTGGTCGTGGCTAATTACCTTCACTTTAACGTTCTTGTTAGTTATGGCACTCAGTAACCTAGCCATATCGGAGGGTCTAAGTCTAAGTCTCCTAGCATCCCTCCTCATTATCCTAACCTCAGTTTCATTGGTTCCATCAGGTAGCCAGGTTGTTGCAACAGTTGGCCTAGCTGGGTAGGCTACTTGTGTTACTAATTCATTAATGTCTGCAGTGTATTCAATTATCTTAACCCTCCTATTGAGGGCTTCAGAGAGCTTATCCTCAAGTTGCCTAACAACATTAATCGGCACTCGCCTAATACCCTTTAGAGCCACGAAGTATGAGTCATCAATCTCATAGGACTTATAATACTCTACATTACTCAGCATATTCTTAAGCTTCTGATCATTATCGGTTAACTTAAGTATTGCATCTATGACATCTACGTCATACATCTCATACTGCCCACTGTTAAGCAGAGACTGGCACTTACTGCAAAACAGCCTCGTCTTCACGCAGAACTCGCAGAACGGAATCCGCATTAACCCCCTTATTTAGGTAAGGATATATAAAACTTTCCTTCCTAGGCACAGAAATTAGGTAAGTATAATAAAGGTTGAAATATTAGGTACATTATTTAAGAAATAGTGCTATTATTACTACGAAATTTAATCGCTATGTCTGTTAATTTTCATTAATTAATATAGCTTAAAACTAAGGGTTAATTCATCTTAATTCCCCTATGGAAGGATAATCCTTAAAATTTAACCATAACCTAATCCTTAGCTACTGAGTTATGGTGCTTTTTCTCAATTAAATTAAACTCCTCATGCAGTTCGTAAACTAGTATACCTACGATTAGCGTCATGGCCCCTATCTCAAGTGACTTATAGCCTAATGCACTGGTTACTAGTAGGGACAGTATTATCGCTAGTATTTGCAGTATTGGGTACATGGGGGTCTTAAAGGATCCAGTTATCCCCCTCCTTCTAATTACTATAACAGCTATTGGTGTAGTTATGTATGAGAATACTACACCGAAATTAGCCACGAGCCCAAGGGTTTCAACGTTACCAAGCGCCAGTGAAATAAGCATTGCTATAGTGACTATTAACAGTGGCCTATTGCCCCTAGCAACGCTCCTTGGTATTACGTTATCGTAGGCCATCTGTTCCATAGTTCTTACACCAGCTATAATCATTGAGAGGGTTACTGTGAATGTTGATAATAATGCAACCGACGATACAGTAAGCCTAATAGCCATTGGTGCCCTAGCTTCCTCAAGGGCGAAGCTTAATGGATCAGGCCTAGTCCCATAGAGTTGCCATGGTGCTATGTACAGCATTGTGAAGACCACAAGAATATATATTACTGTTGTTATGGCTAGTGACAGCATTATTGCCTTAGGTACATTCCTCTCACCCTCCTTCACTGATGGCGTTAAGGTGGCTATAGTGTTGAAGCCTGAATACGCAAAGAAGGCTAGTGATGAGGATTCGATTAAACCGAATAAACCATGAGGTAGGAGGGGTTTAAAGTGACTTGTCTTAAGTGGACCAGAGTATATTAACCCAGCCACTATGAAAATTACTAAGCCGGCTATGTTTATTGAGGTTAAGTACTTCTCAAACTCAGATGCAATCTTTAAGCCGGCCTTATATAGTATGGATAAAGCTACTATTAGGGTGATTGAGGTTGGGTAAATTAAGTAACGTGGCGCATCCAGTGAGGTTAAGTATCCTGAGAAGCCTAATGCAACAGCAGCCCCACCTATAATGTATGAAACTACCCTAAGTAGGCCAACTAGGAAACCAACTGAGTCACCTAAGGTTAACCTAGCAAAGGAGTAAACACCACCCTCAACACTTGGGAATGCTGAGGCCATTTCAGCACTATTTAACCCAACACTCATGGCCAGGAGGGCGGTTATTATGAAGGCTAGTAGAGCTCCAGGGCCCGCTAGGTTTATTGCTGAACCAGCCATAACGAATATTCCAGCGCCAATAATGTTACCTAAACCCACTGCGGTAGCTTCCCAAAGCGTTAACTTTCCCCTCCTCATGATGCGGCTAATGTTGATTCATTTTTAAGTGTTTAAGCAATGCAACCGCAATGGTTAAGTAGGTTTAATGCGGGAAGATTTAATAAATTTAGCCTGGTTAATTCCCTGGAATGGTAGTGGTTTTAACCACGTCCAGGGATGCGTCAATAAGGCTTAGGCAATTCGTGAATGAACTTGAGTTAGCCATACCTAATGCGGTTAAGGTTAATAGGGGTAGAAGTGGATTAATAGATATTGCGTCCGTGGCCTTAGGCATTGGGGCTAATTACATAGTTATGTTTACATCATTTCACGGTAATCCATCATCAATTGTTCTATATAGGATCAGGGAGGACACATTAATTAGGCTACCTTACGTAATAACCCTGGGTGGAGTTAAGTTACTTAGGGACCTATTACCTTCCAGGCCTATTTTAAGTAAACCAGCTTCAATGGTTATTGTAACTCAACCTGGTGTTCAATTAGCCCTAATCCTATCGGAGGTTTTTGAGGTGTCATTATTCTACGGTAACCTTGATGATTACAGGAACTTTGAGTCAATAATGTACATTAAACCTGTGAGGGGTGAATGCTGTGAAGTAAGTTTCATAGATGGATTAACCTATGCGCCTAGGGGACCCATCATTAAGGTTAAGAGGTTTAAGGAGGTTAATGCACCTGGTTTAGTAGTTAAGAGGCTTAAGGCCTAGATCATGCTTAGTATAAGCTCATTAATGCCTAAACCCCTATACCCCAATTCCCCTCCAGCACCGTAAGGCTTCTTAATACTCCCCTTGAATCCTCCCTTAGGTGGATGTAGTCTAAAGAATGGTTTAAGGCCAGGTATACAGGAGGCCTTACCGTTAATCATCTTTGGCCTCTCATTTCTCCTACACCAGAGGCTCTTAACCTCACCCTTAAGGTAAGCATCAACAAGCTCCTCAACACTACCCCACCCATACTTCTTAAGGTACTCATCAGTCAGAGGTAAGTCACCAACAAGCCTACCCCTTCTCCTAAGCAGTTGAATCAAGGTATCCCTATTTAACTCACCCCACGTAGCCCAACTTTCAACAGTCTTAAGCATCCCCCTGATTGAATCCGATAACACGTATACGCTGCAGGTGAACCTACGCCTAAGCCTCAGTAGGTTAAGCGTATGCCTAACATCTGGTTCAGCATCAGCCAATCCCCTAATCCTAACTGCAGCTACAATAACCCTCCCATGACCCCTACCCTGCTCAGCCTCCTGGGTATTTTGCATAATGACCCCTTGCCTAAGCCCCCTTTATAACTGTACCTAGGAACCACCTCCTTAATAGCCTTAACTCAATTGAGTGAACACTCTTAAGAGTCCTGGCTTTTAGCCTCCTATTCCCTCGCTTAACTTGACTTTAAGTGTTATATGGACTATGTAGTGTAATGTGTGTTTAAGGATGTTAAGCCGGGAATAAGGGTCATTAAAGCATAATAATAGCCTTCCCTCTTCCCAAATATGGCCGAGTTTAAGCCTGATATTGTTGTACTTCCAGGTAGACTTGAGGCAAGTATTGAGGAGGGCTCCTACGTGGTGATGAGTGAACGTAATTTTAACGTGGTTTTCAATGACATTAACTTAACAGTAGTATCATCAATAGCTAAGGGCATCAGTAGGTTTAATGAATTACTTAAGGCAACATCAGTACCTAGGGGGCAGTTATCAAGGCACTTAAGGACTCTTATTAAGAGTGGATGGTTAATTAAAGGTTCCAGTGGCTATGGTTTCGCTGCATCAGTCTACGTAGTATCCACTGTAGAGGAGGTTAATGGCACAATCATAATCAGATTACTACCAAATAAGGGAGCCTTCGTGGATCCAGTTCATGGCCTTGTAATATTCAGGGATTCGGCAAGAGACTACTGTTCAACATGCCCACTTAGAATGCTCTGCACTAGGAACGTTAAGGACATGGCTATTAAACACGGAATTAAGTTGCATTCACCAGAACCAGCTGAAGCATACATGGAGATTTTCAGGAACCTAATACTACTTAATCTAGTTAAAAGGTTCAAGACAGGTTCAGTCAACTTAAGGGTTCTGGGTAACTAGTCATTATTCAGTGAACCTAAGGCATTAAGCGCGAAGGGATTATTAATAATTATGAATTAACCTAGTGATGATTCAATTCAAGGTTACTAAGAGGATCAACGTACCTAGGGACACCTTATGGAGCATCATCTCTATGATTGAAGAATACCCAAAGTATTGGCATGGCCATAGGGAAGTTAAAATAGTGGGAAATAGTGGAGGTAAACTCCTAGTTAATGTAAAGTTCGCATTTAAGGGCCCACTAAACCATGGTATGGCATACGTGGAGTTGGGTGATTATACGGTTATCTTCAATTTCCTGAAGGGCCCATTTAAGGGTACTCATATCATTAAGGTTATGAATGGGGAATTAACCAGCGAATGGAACATTAAACTTCACCCACTCCTAATGCCAATGGGTAGGTGGATAATTAGGCACTTTAAGCAGGGCTCTGAGCATGCATTGGAGAGAGTAATTAAGGACGCTGAATTAATCAAGGAGGCTCATTAATTACGGAAACACACGCAGTGAAAACCACTATACTAATCATGATTAGTCCCGTTCTACGATTCCCAAGTTTCCCCAGTGAAATTTTTAACATCATCTAGTGTAAATAAACCATGATTTCTATAAGAGAGTTCAGGGATGGGGATGAAGTCGAATGTTCAAGGGTTCTTAAAAGAGCATTTGAGTGGTATATGAAGCTACCTGGATCGCAGTGGCTTGAGAAGAAGTTATCGCCTGAGAATGTGAGGAAGAGCGCATTGGATGGTATAACAATGGTGGCTGTTGAGGGCGATTCAATAGTAGGGTGTGTTAACTTCACTATAAGTGATTATAATGCTGCGTACGTATCAATAATTGGTGTTTTACCTGAATACTCAAGGCGAGGCATTGGATCCCTATTATTAGAGGAAACTGAAAGATTATGCAGTGAACGTGGAGTTAGGAAAATATGGTTAATGGTATCGCACATAAATCACGCCGCAATATTATTCTACCTTAAACATAACTATGAGATAGCGGGATTCTTAAAAAATATGACGTTGAATGGTGTCCATGAAGTAATTATGGCTAAGGACTTAAGGTGAGTGATTAAAGGGTATTTAATCTAAAGTTAATAATTAAAAGCCACAACCTTTTAATGTTGGGTTAAGACTTATGTGTTTACTGACTCGCTTTTCCCATTCTACTTTAACTGCTTCTGAATTATTATTGATTATTACGGAAAATCATGAGTTACTCATCTTGATGATTTTTAATATAATGGAAATATTACATGCTCCTCGTTGTTTTCCTTAATGAGCCTTGCTCTTATGCCGTATAGTTGGGTTAGCTTCTCCTCCGTTAACACTTGGTTTGGTTCCCCCACACCTATTACGTAGCCGTCCTTCACCATGACTACTTGCTTTGCCGCCAAGGCTATGTCTACATCGTGGGTTGCCACCATTACAGTGCCTTGTTTAGATAATCTTAGTATTAGTTCAATTATCCTACGCCTATTGCCTGGATCCAGGTTTGCAGTTGGTTCATCTATGAGTATCAGGTCAGCCCCACTCGCCATGGCCCTAGCTATCATGGTTAATCTCTTCTGACCCGTACTCAATTCACTTAACCTTAAGTTGGCTAGGTTAATAATGCCTATTTCCCTTAAGGCACGCTTAGCCTCCTCATCATTAACCCACCTATAACCCCTCCTAGCTGTCTTAACAGTCTCCAATACCGTTAAGTTAACTAAACCATCCAACTCCGCTGGGGCATAGGCCACTGAACCATTGACTATTAACTGGCCCTTAATCACCCTTGCTGAACCAAATATCGCCTTCATTATGGTTGTCTTACCACTACCATTGGGGCCTAGGAGAACTGTTAAGCCACCCTCTTCAACGGTTAGACTCAGTCCCCTAACCACTATCCTTGATCCATAACCTATGTGAGCCTCCTTAAACTCCACCAGTACCTTATGTTGATGCACCAAAACCACCCTTCGCTATCATCCACATTAGTAGTGGTATTCCCACTAATCCTGTTACAGCCGTTATGGGTATTACATACCCCTTAACCATTATCCTAGAGGCTAGGTAGGAGTAGGCTAGTATTAGGGATCCCATAATACCAGAGATTGGTATTGTAATACTACCTGAACCTCTTCCAGTCATCTGCCTAACCACATACGGTGCTATTATGCCTACAAACCCTATTACCCCAGTGAAGGCTAGGGATACGGCTAATGGTATTGAGACTAAGGTTACTAGGATCCTCCTAACAGCCACTGGGTTTACTCCACTGGCCTTGGCTACATCATCCCCAAGCATTAGTAAGTCCACGTACCTCGACGAGTGAGCCAAGGCAAGCATTGTTGGTGCAGCTGAGGCTAGTATGATGTAGAATTGCCACCAAAGTATTCCACTTATGTTACCGTAAAGTAGGTAAAGGGGCTGCATTGAGGCTGTGGGGTTAATGGACTCAATGATGAGCATAAGTATCATTGATACTGCATAGGAGAGTAGAGTTATTAGAATACCCATTAGTATTAGGCCAATCACCCCAAGTCTCGAACCCATCATAACCACCACCAGTGATGATGCTAAGGCCATTGCTAGGGCTAATAGGGGTATGGCTAGGGTTGCGTAGAGTCCAGTTAACTTACCGACAAGGACCATTAAGTATCCCAATAATCCACCTAAAACAGCCGCGCTAGCTATACCAGTGGTGAAGGGTTCAGCCAAGGGGTTCCTCAACATGCCCTGCATAACGGCACCTGAGGCACCGAGTATATAACCCACTAGTATTGATGCTAAAGTTGAGGGTAACCTAATGTAGTCTATTATGATCCTGTACTTAACTTGACTGCAGTGTATTAGGCAACTATAGGGTACGTTAACTTCACCCAGTATTAGATTTAGAATGAAACCAGCTAATAGTAGGATTGGGACTAGAAGATACACTGCTTTTTTAACAAGTGAACTACTCATTATGAGTCACTTAGCCTTCCTGACTTGGGAAAGTTGGCCTTAGATTACTCATCACCCATTCACTACTTATGCATTGGGGTACATTACTTATTCCAAAAGCCTCAGGATGCAGGATAGCGGCTATAACCTCAGCTCCATAAACTGATAATGGCCCTGGCTCCTCAACTAGGCTTGTAGCTAAGTTACCCAGTATGTAAACGTGCCTCTCCCTAACGGCCTTAGTGTAGTTTATCCCCGGGATCTGCATTATCGCCGCTAATGTTGATGAACAGTTACCCATGAAGTCACTGGCTATTATATAGTCTGAGTTGTAAGCCACTACTTGGCTTGGCGTTAACGTTGGCCATGGTATAGTCGTGTTAACTATGTCTAGACCCCCTGCCACCGTTATTTCATAGCCTATGAAGGTTATGTTTGACGGTGAGTAGACCGGGTTATACCAATCCATGAATATAACGGTGGGTTTAGGTAAGCCGGCCACCTTATCTTCAATAGACTTAACATTGTTAATTATCCAAGATGCCACCGTTAATCCCTTCTCAGGTACGCCAAGGGCCTTGGCCGTTAAGTAGACGTCTGCCGCAATCTGCTGGAATGTTTTATCAGCGGTTCCGTTTATTATTACTAACGGTATACCTATACTTGAGAAGGAGGCTAGGTTACTTGGTCCATAGAAGCCTAGGTCGTAGCATATTATCGTTGGGGATGCATTAACCACAGCCTCTATTGATGGTACAGGCCATATTGAGTTAAGCACTGTGACGTTTGATGGTATCGTTACGTTGAAGTAACTCAGTATTTGTTTTGAATAAACATCAAGTAGAATGACCTTATCACCTAGACCCAAGGAGAATAGTATTTGGGAGCAAGCTGGATCCAGGGATGCGATCCTGAGGGATTGAGCCGGAATGGTGGTTGTTGACGTAATGGTGGCCGTACTAGTTACTGTAGCCGTGGTTACAGTGGTGGTAACTGAGGTTGTTGTTACTGTATTAACTGAAGTGGTGGTTACTGTTGTTGCTGATGTAACAGTAGTGGTTACTACTGATGTCACAACCGATGTAGTTGTGGTGGGTTTAACTGGTTGATTAACCCTGTAGGCTAAGTAGCCCACAGCCGCAACCAGTATAACCACCAGCACCAGTGAGGTTACTGTCCTTAGATCCATAGTAGTGGGATAAATATCCTATTTTTAAACTTTACCCATTGAAGAAAACAAATTAAGCAACCCAACACAGTAATAGCAATGAATAGTGAGGAGTTAGCTAGGTTAATGGAGGTCCTTGAGAATACAATTATAGTTAAGCTTAATGATGACTATGCGGTTAGGGTTATGGATTACGTTGGTCCTGGGGAACATGATTATACCATTGTCCCGATTCTATACCGTCTTAATAATATTAAGATACTTGAGGTTTGGATTGAGATTGATGCTAGGCAGTATAGGGCAGCCCTCATAAGTGAGGTTGATGAACACTTAAAGGCTGTTGGGGGGTGGTTAGCTAGGGGTGAGTTCCTAGTGTTGTTTAATGATGGATTAGTTAAGATAAGTATACCTAAGGATAGTGAACCCTTCAAGGGATTCATTAAACCTGGCTAATCATAGGCATGTGGTTTAAGGCTTAATAACGCTGGCCCTTAACGCGGATCCAATGGTAAGTA
This genomic interval from Caldivirga sp. contains the following:
- a CDS encoding RIO1 family regulatory kinase/ATPase, encoding MSISNVVASYNELSKLDLRVLRVIEVLHRNYEYVPVRRIVKYMNLSEEVINKSISKMNKLKLLVRRGPDNVRLTFPAYDILSIHTMVKRGVIDAIAPTPLGVGKESDVYAAESSSGDKYALKFHRIGRVSFRNTRKYRVWIGERRHITWLYEAKISAHMEYMALTEAYRAKVPVPKPRAITRHLVAMEYINGIELFKIRLSNPESVLEQIISAIEDLLRINVIHGDLNEYNILVNPSSEKITIIDWPQWMYANVKGSKTILMRDLNIILRYFKSNYGLNISIDAVMGRLAPLIPSSELPPEKVYSRLIKRITSLVS
- a CDS encoding PUA domain-containing protein — protein: MVINRHMLSKKDIKKLINEVPWLSEVYGTIDEAEVIKVSDVLEIYRIMNDAALVKAMVNVNNSNVSLMYPTLLAANKYPSLVKHYPVVQVDEGAVKPIATGADVMRPGIRELIGSFKTGDVVLVKSPGGRIIAVTVSLYNSDEVLNMSRGKVLKNIHHIDDEVWRLMSEVHEHK
- a CDS encoding preprotein translocase subunit Sec61beta, giving the protein MSTRRRRRNTGMQPLMSAGLLMFRDVKEIEKVKIPPTVTIMIGLAVPIIVILLYLLVPV
- a CDS encoding dihydrodipicolinate synthase family protein; translated protein: MSAFPEPPRDVYDMIRNGVAIVAHPLALTRDRRIDESRQRALTIYYLVSGAGGVAIGVHTTQFKVHENGMYEPLLKITAETIDQCSGRVGKVVKVAGIVGNTQQAVKEARLAYGLGYHAGLVSLHSLAGEPQDRIIEHVKAVAREIPVFGFYLQPAVGGVRLSYGFWRRLIEEVENMVAIKVAPFNRYATIDVARAVADAGKVGEVALYTGNDDNIIIDLLTKFKFTDRRGGINEVKVVGGLLGHWSFWTKRSMEIFRLVKSVAESEHIPKELLTLSAQITDVNGAVFDAANDFKGVIPGINEVLRRSRLLTGRWTLNQDEDLSPGQLEEINRVYSSYPHLRDDDFTVKHVDEWIRGECTGWGELRELSLSDVKLMLSGAYGR
- a CDS encoding transcription elongation factor NusA, which translates into the protein MRIPFCEFCVKTRLFCSKCQSLLNSGQYEMYDVDVIDAILKLTDNDQKLKNMLSNVEYYKSYEIDDSYFVALKGIRRVPINVVRQLEDKLSEALNRRVKIIEYTADINELVTQVAYPARPTVATTWLPDGTNETEVRIMRRDARRLRLRPSDMARLLSAITNKNVKVKVISHDQLNTA
- a CDS encoding APC family permease, with amino-acid sequence MRRGKLTLWEATAVGLGNIIGAGIFVMAGSAINLAGPGALLAFIITALLAMSVGLNSAEMASAFPSVEGGVYSFARLTLGDSVGFLVGLLRVVSYIIGGAAVALGFSGYLTSLDAPRYLIYPTSITLIVALSILYKAGLKIASEFEKYLTSINIAGLVIFIVAGLIYSGPLKTSHFKPLLPHGLFGLIESSSLAFFAYSGFNTIATLTPSVKEGERNVPKAIMLSLAITTVIYILVVFTMLYIAPWQLYGTRPDPLSFALEEARAPMAIRLTVSSVALLSTFTVTLSMIIAGVRTMEQMAYDNVIPRSVARGNRPLLIVTIAMLISLALGNVETLGLVANFGVVFSYITTPIAVIVIRRRGITGSFKTPMYPILQILAIILSLLVTSALGYKSLEIGAMTLIVGILVYELHEEFNLIEKKHHNSVAKD
- a CDS encoding ribosomal biogenesis protein, whose product is MVVVLTTSRDASIRLRQFVNELELAIPNAVKVNRGRSGLIDIASVALGIGANYIVMFTSFHGNPSSIVLYRIREDTLIRLPYVITLGGVKLLRDLLPSRPILSKPASMVIVTQPGVQLALILSEVFEVSLFYGNLDDYRNFESIMYIKPVRGECCEVSFIDGLTYAPRGPIIKVKRFKEVNAPGLVVKRLKA
- a CDS encoding 50S ribosomal protein L30 — translated: MQNTQEAEQGRGHGRVIVAAVRIRGLADAEPDVRHTLNLLRLRRRFTCSVYVLSDSIRGMLKTVESWATWGELNRDTLIQLLRRRGRLVGDLPLTDEYLKKYGWGSVEELVDAYLKGEVKSLWCRRNERPKMINGKASCIPGLKPFFRLHPPKGGFKGSIKKPYGAGGELGYRGLGINELILSMI